A region of the Sesamum indicum cultivar Zhongzhi No. 13 unplaced genomic scaffold, S_indicum_v1.0 scaffold00148, whole genome shotgun sequence genome:
CATCGCCGGCGCGGGAGGCCTCGAAGACGTCACCGTAAGGAACCTTCTTGAGTGGGAGTGAAGAGTGGAAGTCCTCGGCCTCCAGCTCAATCTCGTCGAGCTCAGACATTGCTGTCGTCATAATCCTTTCACTCATATTCTCAGTCTTCAACTTCAACTCCCATTTTTACCAAACCTCCACATATAACTACGTCTGCCAAATCCAAtcattatatttgtaataataattcataaactatgacataaattaatttcaaataatatataaagtaatggttaaataaatttttacaaaggAAAAATCAAAGCATAAATGTTTTTTAGAAGTATGGATTTAAGTTTGCagatatttaacttttatttaatctctaatttataaaaatggcATTTAAGTCTACACACATTTTGTCTGccaaaactaattattatgaGCTTTCTTCACACTTAATTAATAGATTAGTGATCAAAACATATTCGATGtgtgtatattattttaatttttataaataaatataaatagattaaatttgaattttgtaaaaaaagttgatttatttaattcattaaataaaatggttatttaatgaaagaaaaagtataagtAACAATAGTTTGGCCAATTCACATTTTGcctaaaaaaatagtttttttaagGTCTTGaatcttaatatatagtacTACCAAGTCAGGCATATTCGGTTAatgtgcaattttatttttttaaaaacaaaagcaataTCTATgtgtttatgaaaaaaaaaagaattaagtgtaatacttttttatttgggaaAATATAAGCAACCCcattgtgatattgcaaatgagtaaattagcAAATATAAGCAACCCCattgtgatattacaaataagtaaattagccccttataaaaaaataaatagtgatttacctccctatattttttgaagtataataatttacacccttatgatttttaaaatgaagcaatttacctccatgtataaggaggtaaattgctgagttaattatttttttattataaaaaaaatttattttatcataattatttttaaatatataacaaaaacatgacgagtcgcgatttcaaatcgcgactcgtcattaaattaatgccggaaaatgcaaaatttccCAAGTCGGGAAACAAAATCCCGACTTCAAGTCGGGATTCAGGATCCCGACTTGGGAAATTTGCTNNNNNNNNNNNNNNNNNNNNNNNNNNNNNNNNNNNNNNNNNNNNNNNNNNNNNNNNNNNNNNNNNNNNNNNNNNNNNNNNNNNNNNNNNNNNttttttttttttcgtttaaattattattatataatttaatttatatataattaattttaacaatatactaaaatcaataattaataaaattaacattgcattaacttaaaaaattacaattaagggtacaaatgtaatagttatttattttgtacaattgtaaaaaattacattaaattatacaattacaaatataaaaaatgtccacCCGTTCCACAATGTCGTCTGTGGCGTTGACGTCGAGGTCTTCTAATTTCCTCGCCCACATTTTGAACTGGCTCATTTTGCGCCTCATTTTCTTCACCAACAAATCGACTTGATGTTTCAGAACTTGACTCCACATTGTCACGATATGCACCAAATGATGGAAATggaattggtgaaatattatatccttGTGTATATGGTTGATTAAAACCAAGACCAAGGTCAAGAGAAAAATCTTGTGTTTGATTTGACATATATGGAGTCGATTGAAACCAATCACCTTGAGATGGTTGAGGCATATAATAATCTTGAGTCGGTTGAGGTacgtaataatcttgaggtgGATATACTGTAGAAGGACCAGCTATATCCACCCCAAAATCATGACGCTCAACTGAACCAGTTGACATTCGGCTAGAACTTCTTCTTTGCCTGTGGGATGTTGTGGGAGCATCATCGGATGGAGAAGCAATTTGTTGTGGCTGTTGGGTTATAGCCTCCTTGATAATATGTAACCCATGTTCAAATCTATCCACCAATTGACTATATCCTTCGATATTTGGTGGTCTAGATCGACATAAAGTTTCAAGGGCATTCACCTCATTTGCCTGAAaagtgtagaaaaataattagccgtgtgttgttaaaaatatatataaaataaaacataacgTACCACAACTTGCAACATAGGTGCTTCTCCAGGTTGGTACCCGCTTTCCACACGTCTATCAGTAGATGACGACAcgaaatttcttgttatgttgTAGTACCACTCCCAATAACCTCGTTCTGTTTCCCTTCTATTAGAAATGAGTGGCCTATGTACAACCGTGTCATATCGTCTTTGCCATCTATTGATGTATTGTATGTGTTGCAGAGACCAATCTGCGCTCGTGTGATTTTTACGGGAAATATGATGGAGGCTCATATCACGGGTATCCGTCGATTCTGGTACATTCTGCCTCATCCTGAATTGGCGAACAACTCACGGGTATCCGTCGATTCTGGTACATTCTGCCTCATCCTGAATTGGCGAACAACTCGTTCGGGACGATGTATTTCAACTATTGCGTAGAATATCAACAGAACGGATGACCTCCACAACTGGGGGTTCAATTCATCGGCGTAAGCCATAATGACATCCGAGTCCATGTCATACGGCTGCCATATGAactgtaataaaaacaaagatgtaaattaataCGAATTTAATTCACGGTATAAATAtacgaataatattaaaatttagttaccTGATCCGCCTGCATCTCATCCAAAATTTCTCGTATTACTCGTACAGTTCCCCGAACTGTAGTGGTGAAAGTGTGCTGACAATTCCAAGtagcaccatatggtgctGCTGGGAGCCAGCGATTGTTGTCCATTTGCACTTGACCCATAAATAGCCGTTGGGCACCAAGTCCAGGACAAAGTGGCGTAATCCGTGACCACGCCCAAATCTACATgaacaatacaaatatgtgttattaatgaatatcaatagcaaaaaaaaaaaaaaagtgtaagaCTTTTTTAGTCAATTTTACCTGTAGCAATTGCAGCGCTCCACCAATTGCCGCTTTGCCTTTTGTGCTGGCATTGCACAATTCGCGATATAAAAATGCCAGCACAGCACTCCCCCAACTATAGTTCCTCGCGGTTTCtatatcttctaattttgaaagatatagTAATGAGATATAGTTACCTAAGGAATCTGTGCACATCAATCCCCCAAATAAAAGTAATGCAACGGCACGTGCGTACTAGACGACGACAGCCTGGGGAGTATTATAAGTAATTTCGACCGCCGCCAAATGAGATGTAATTGCCGATGTCTCCGCCAAATGAGATGTAATTGCCGATGTCTGTAATCTCGAGCCCTTCAACACATTTGCATCCGGGCTAAAATCTATGTAAGTAAGGCAATATTCTTGCCATTGTTGTGTTGTGCGGTCGAAATCAATTTCAGTCACCGGCTCGCCGTCTATTGGGAGTGCCCAAATTATTTGAACATCTTGTAGGGTAATTGTGGCTTCCCCTACACGTAAATGAAAACTGTGCGTCTCCGATCGCCACCTCTCCACTAATGCAGTGATGAgttgttgatttaattgaagGCGTCCGCACCTGTAAACTCCATAAAATCCTATTTGGTGTAGGATTTCTTGTACACGCTCGGACATATTATTTTGGTTAAAGTAGCTCCAAAAGGTACCATCCGCACGCCGTGAAATGAGTACGGCGTCTAGGTCACCATCTGGAATATCGTCAGACCTATGTTAGGCTTGTTGAGATAATACAGTACTATCACGAGGACCGTAGACTGATCGTCTATCCATttctgtgaaaaaaaaattgaagacaaACTCACGGTATAAGATGAAGGTGGGTGAAAATTCTTGCTGGTGGATGAAGTGAATTTCCACCCACCTTCATCCGTCCAATTTATAATGGTGGATGAGGGTGggggaaaattttaattttttaaaaaaaaagatttaaaaaaaaatggccaGCCTTAATCAATGGCTGGCAGCGCCCNNNNNNNNNNNNNNNNNNNNNNNNNNNNNNNNNNNNNNNNNNNNNNNNNNNNNNNNNNNNNNNNNNNNNNNNNNNNNNNNNNNNNNNNNNNNNNNNNNNNNNNNNNNNNNNNNNNNNNNNNNNNNNNNNNNNNNNNNNNNNNNNNNNNNNNNNNNNNNNNNNNNNNNNNNNNNNNNNNNNNNNNNNNNNNNNNNNNNNNNNNNNNNNNNNNNNNNNNNNNNNNNNNNNNNNNNNNNNNNNNNNNNNNNNNNNNCGTTCATCCAGttatgatcaatttttgtcaaaaatctacaaaaaaattggtgttgaTAGCTCCCGATTTTCATTGAATGTTTCTGCAAAACATTCGTGCCAATACCTAGGGCGAATTAAGGAAACACTGATACCAATAAAGGATGACGATACATTGTCATTCTTTACTGATCCTACAGCTGGGTTTCCACTAATGGAAATATTCGTCGAAACGGTGAAAATCGAGCACGAAGATGCTCCACAAATTGGCCGAGGTTGGGGAGCTTTCGATTCCCGGCAGTTGGTGGATGACAACTCACAAATGAGCTTTCGATTCCCGGCAGTTGGTGGATGACAACTCACAAATGAGTCAACAGTGGGGGGAATACATGGCGCTGTTATCGAGCCAAGGATTTCCGTCATCCTCCAACTATGAAAATTTCACAGGTACCTATAACTCTAATTTCGATGCAGGTACTTCTAACCCCGATTTTGGTGCTGGCACATCAAATTATGATACAGATTGTTATACTCCGAATGTGGTGTCTGTCACACAAGGGCTCGATAATATTGAACTTAATTACACAGAGCCCACCCACTCACATACTCCATCCACCTCCCATTTTATACCAACTTCTGCAAACCACATTGCCGAGCCAGAAGACCTTATTGCGGACAGCCTGGCTAATGAATCAGATGCAGCTTCCGAACCGGATGAAGTGGATTATCCAATTCCACCTGAGGATGGAATAGAAGATGTTGACATAAATGTTGTCGCCGAAAATGTTGCACAAGGTACGTCAACATCCACTCAGCCGGTTACGCATTTTACCGCTCCATACCATTTTTTGAACAAACATTCCCGAAGGTACCAGTGGATTCCATTGATGTACCGAACTTAAggtatgcaaaattttatgacaaaaacGAAGGCAGACTTGATGTGGGaatgcttttcaaaaataaagaagcttTAATCGAGGCGGTGAAAGATCACTCAATACGATATGCCCGCGCGAGTATTGGGTACCTGAGAGTTCAAAGACCAAGTGGAAAGTATTGTGTAGGCATACCAccaaaggtatatatatatatatatttgtcgtATATGTCTaagcatacaaaattattcgactgatttgtgtttattttttgcagCTATGCGGTGTAGATGGGAGCTGCGAGGCATTTACAAACCAAAAATGGGAAGGTggacaataacaaaatacGGAGGGGaccatatatgtatattgaatCAAGTGTCCCTCGAACACGGTAATTTAGATAGAGTATATGTTGCTTCTTTATTGTTAGGACATGTAAAATGCAACCCGTCGTACGGAATCAAGCATGTCATCCAGACTGTGAAAGACCATACCGGATACGATATAGCATATCAAAAGGCATGGTACAGTTTGAAAATGGCACGTGAGATGGTTTATGACACATGGGAGAGCTCCGTTCAAAAGCTACCCAAATACTTGGGAgttctccaaaaatataatccagGAACGATTGTTGAATGGCAACATAAAGCCCGCGACACATCAACCGGTGCATATGTGATAGGGTACGTATTCTAGGCGTTCAAGCCGTGCATTGAAGGGTTCCAACACTGTCGCAACCTTATCAGTGTAGATGGGACCCATCTATACACAAAGTACAAGCACAAGATGTTGATTGCTGCTGCCATGGATGGAAATCAACAGGTACTTCCTCTTGCTTTTGCTGTTGTCGATGAAGAATCACTTTTATCTTGGAAGTGATTTCTTAGACAGTTGAGCAGACACATTATACGAGGGCGACGGGGTATCTGCCTTATTTCTGACCGCCATGCTGGTATCACAAGAGCTGTACGTGAATGTCCGGATTTCGTGCCACCTAACGGCGTGCACCGATATTGCTTGCGGCACGTGTGTTCCAATTTCAacagtaaatacaaaaatgtcGTGTTGAAGGATCTTTGTTGGAGAGCTGGCTCTGAATATCagatcagaaaattcaatcgcaCTATGGAGGAGATAAAGAAACAGTCCCTCGAGGCGTTTCAGTGGTTAGATAGGATcaacaaggaaaaatggacAGCATCACATGACGGTGGATGGCGATGCGGAATTCTGACGACAAATATGTCGGAATGCATAAATGGAGTATTGAAAGGGGCTCGCCGCCTACCGTTGACAGCAATTGCTGAGATGACGTTTCAGCGAAGTGTCCATTATTTCCGTGAGAGGTTAGCAAGAAGTACTGTAATGTTGACCAACAACCAACTGTGGACGGATTTTGCATATAAGATGTTCACACGTTGGCATCAAAATTCTGTTGAACATACCGTCACCAAATTCCATCAGTTCCAACAGTCCGCCTCGGTTGTTACAAGACGTCACGGTGGACATGGAGTCAACacccatgttgtcaaaattgcgaaccgagaatgttcttgcggcaaatggactcaatttggtatACCTTGCAGTCACGCTCAAAAGGTATGCGCTGCATTCATGATTAATGCTGCATCAATGGTGAAGGATTATTACGATATAATGACttataagaatacatattcTAAGTCATTTGAACCTGTACATTCCGAAGATTATTGGGATGTACCGGGATTTGAGTTGGTCCACGATCCTACTATTCGCATCTCTTCGCGCCCTGGGCGAAATCAACCAACAcgtattcacaacgagatggattggGCGCAAAGGCGTGCACGACAACAagcacaacaaagaaattcttcAACACAATCGGATGTGCCAGTACCGGGTAGCCAggattaattgtatattttttgtcatgtttgtgttattattttaaaaaaaattataataaaataatatttttttataataaaaaaataattaactcatattgcttcattttaaaaagtatagggggataaattgttatattttttttataggagggtaacatattcattttcaaaatcaggggataaattattattcacccctttttattataataggatcaagaaacaaattcatagaatgatggaaataaacttgatatatataaataagtttaaaattttatgatagtttttgtctaattaaacaaaattattagagaTCAAATAAGTAACagatcaaaattgataaataaaattgcatgaatacaaaattaatgagagattttattgattaaataaatatttaagggtctttttgacaataaatatttagtcacccaaattaattattttctaggttagatttttaagaaatagtatagatagatagattgatatctgaaaaaaaataattgactttctgtttttggtttattaaattgtaaatatttaattatatatacttNNNNNNNNNNNNNNNNNNNNNNacatatatataaattttctttaaattacaaataaataatatttttattgataagttAGTTATTAATCATGGGATagtggtttaaaaaatataaaagtatccaaaattgagaaagttTGAAGGGTATTTAATAAacttactaaaaaatattaaaattactgttatgacaaaattttattaaagagaATGACTGAATTAAAATggtaatatttgaatattcaaaaattaaatgtgcAATATCTTCATTTGAGTTATTGCAGAGATGGGGTAAGCAGCAGTAggcaaagaaagaaattgagtTATAATGTTGCATACAGTAGGGCAAGGTAGAGAAGGTCTTTCACAAGCATGGACAGCCATTGATAGAGGTTTCACTGGG
Encoded here:
- the LOC110011327 gene encoding uncharacterized protein LOC110011327, whose amino-acid sequence is MALLSSQGFPSSSNYENFTGTYNSNFDAGTSNPDFGAGTSNYDTDCYTPNVVSVTQGLDNIELNYTEPTHSHTPSTSHFIPTSANHIAEPEDLIADSLANESDAASEPDEVDYPIPPEDGIEDVDINVVAENVAQGHVKCNPSYGIKHVIQTVKDHTGYDIAYQKAWYSLKMAREMVYDTWESSVQKLPKYLGVLQKYNPGTIVEWQHKARDTSTGAYVIGQLSRHIIRGRRGICLISDRHAGITRAVRECPDFVPPNGVHRYCLRHVCSNFNSKYKNVVLKDLCWRAGSEYQIRKFNRTMEEIKKQSLEAFQWLDRINKEKWTASHDGGWRCGILTTNMSECINGVLKGARRLPLTAIAEMTFQRSVHYFRERLARSTVMLTNNQLWTDFAYKMFTRWHQNSVEHTVTKFHQFQQSASVVTRRHGGHGVNTHVVKIANRECSCGKWTQFGIPCSHAQKVCAAFMINAASMVKDYYDIMTYKNTYSKSFEPVHSEDYWDVPGFELVHDPTIRISSRPGRNQPTRIHNEMDWAQRRARQQAQQRNSSTQSDVPVPGSQD
- the LOC110011328 gene encoding uncharacterized protein LOC110011328, which translates into the protein MLQVVANEVNALETLCRSRPPNIEGYSQLVDRFEHGLHIIKEAITQQPQQIASPSDDAPTTSHRQRRSSSRMSTGSVERHDFGVDIAGPSTVYPPQDYYVPQPTQDYYMPQPSQGDWFQSTPYMSNQTQDFSLDLGLGFNQPYTQGYNISPIPFPSFGAYRDNVESSSETSSRFVGEENEAQNEPVQNVGEEIRRPRRQRHRRHCGTGGHFLYL
- the LOC110011326 gene encoding serine/threonine-protein phosphatase 7 long form homolog — translated: MCTDSLGNYISLLYLSKLEDIETARNYSWGSAVLAFLYRELCNASTKGKAAIGGALQLLQIWAWSRITPLCPGLGAQRLFMGQVQMDNNRWLPAAPYGATWNCQHTFTTTVRGTVRVIREILDEMQADQFIWQPYDMDSDVIMAYADELNPQLWRSSVLLIFYAIVEIHRPERVVRQFRMRQNVPESTDTRELFANSG